The following is a genomic window from Malus sylvestris chromosome 7, drMalSylv7.2, whole genome shotgun sequence.
TTATATGGCATTTCTACGTTTTATGGGCGACGAGAATGAGGCCCGGAACTACAGCTACAGCCTAGAGGTTGGAGCCAATGGCAGGAAACTCATATGGGAGGGGACGCCACGAAGTGTGCGTGATAGCCACCGAAAGGTCAGGGATAGCCACGATGGTCTCATTATCCAACGAAACATGGCTCTATTCTTCTCTGGAGGCGACAGGAAGGAGCTGAAGCTGAGAGTTACCGGGAGGATATGGAAGGAACAGCAAAATCAGGATTCCGGGGTGTGCATAGCAAACCTGTGTAGCTAAGACAAATGATTTGGAAAGTTTTAATGTTTGTTGCTTGAGACTGTCGTGTGTTGTTGTACCTGTAACAGCATGTTCCTGGTACGTTGTAACAAACCGGTTTCTTGAGTTTGGAAAGGTTTCAGCTTTAATAAAATTGTATAACAAGCAGAGGCGTTTTCttccttttcaatttgctttgtAACATTACTATTAGCATGCTTTTGAATCAAGAAACAATTGCAATATctctaatttttaagttatatgATACGAGGAACCGATTAGATTTCTACAAGCGGTACAATTCAGGTCAAGTCTTATAAAATATGAAAGCAATTTGTTCGTACAACAAGCCTTAATAACAAAGCTCATTGATTCCAACCGAAAGAAATGATTTATCACAAATTTTCATCAGTTATCTTCATTCAAGCGGATACCTGCTCAGTTGCACCGTCACTTTTGGATTCTGTCTCGGCTGAATTTTCGCCTTCTCCACTATGTTCCTCCTGACCAGTCTGTGCAGCTTCACTCGAGGCAGCCTCACTTGCATTTTCTGTGGCCTCTGCAGACTCTGTCTCGGGTTCTTTATTCCCGAACAACTTGGATGGAAGTAAGGAGGCGACAGCAGCTCTTGCACTTCTCTTTGCTGCTTCTGCTGCCTCCAGCTCCTTAGCCTTAGCTTCAGCCTTCTGCCTTTCTTTCTCCTCCATAAGCTTCCCAACTTCGTCCTCTCTCCCTTCCTTTCTCAGCAACCCTTTAACAAACTCATGCACCTCCTCATCGAATTCAACCCCATCGTCATCCAGCATTGTATCAACCACATTAAGCACCTCATCGAGTTTCCCAGCATCACTCAACATCTTCATTATAAACTGATAGCTCGGAATGTCCATCTTGAGCTTCTTCACCATCAAATCGAAAAACAATTTTGCCTCATCAATTTTCCCTACCTTAACCAATCCGTCAGCCAACTTATTATAAACTGCCAAGTTCGGCCTCAGCTTGGCATCAACCATTTTTCTGAAGTACTCCGCTGCATCATCTGGCCTATTCTCCTCAAAACAAGTATCCATCAACAGGACATATGTAAACTCATCCGGATTCACTCCCTTCTCGGGCATTTCTCCATAAAGCTCCTCAGCTTCACTCAGCATCCCATTCTTACACAACTGATCAATCAAATTATTGAAAGACAATGTATCCGGACTACACCTATAGTCTCCCATCTTCCTGAAAACCTCAATGGCATCCTTAAACCTCCCTTGCGCGCAATACCCGTCCACCATCACATTAAAGCTTCCCAAATTCACAGCCAAGCGCCTCGGTGGGTTATGCTCCTGGATCATCCTATCAAACAACCTCAAGGCCTCATCAAACTTGCCATTCTTGCTCAATGCATCCAAAACCGAATTATAAGCCACCGCGCTCATCTTCACCTTGGAACTCTCCCCCACAGCCTCCTCATAACACTCCATGGCCTCCTTCTCCATCTCCCTCATGAAATACCCCTTCATCAAGTTCCCATACACAACCCCATCTTCCACAACCCCTCCCAACTTCTCCTTCAGCTCCTCGAAAAGCTTGAAAACCCCATCCGAATCCGAATTCTTTACACAACCCTGCATCAAATAATGGTAAACAACCGGGTCCGGGGCGAAACCCTTGACATCAATTTCCTCCTTGAGCTCCATAGCCCTGTCCAATTTGTTGTTATCCACTAGCCCTTTGATCAAAATCCGATAAGTGGTTGGGGAAGGGTTGAAAGGGGCGTCATTGATCAGCTGCTTGTAGTGTTCCATGGCGGTATCGGGCTTTCGGCAATCCAGATAAGTCTGGAAGATGAGATTGTGAGTGATGATATTGGGGGCAACCCCGGCCTGAGTGATGAAGCGGTGGAGGGTGAGGAGGTCGGAGTACTTGGACTGGCGGAGCTGAGCGGTGAGCACGGCATTGACGGTGAAAATGGTGGGTCGGCAGTTGGAGTAGATGGAGTGGCGAGTGTAGAGTGCTGCCTCCTCGAGATCATTCTGGCGGATGAGGGTGAGAATGCGGTTGTGGAGGTTGAGGCGGTTGCCGGAGAGGGCCGAGACGGGTTCGGGGAGCTTCGGGGCGTTAGGGTTTATTTGGGGTTTTGGGGACtgttgctgttgttgttgctggTTGCGGTGGAGGGAGGAGAGCGGGGGTTCGAGTCGGAGGCGGCGCTTCCGCTGGCGTCGTTCGGCCGCGGCTTCTTCGGGGGTGGCGAAGGAGAGGAAGCGGAGGGAGATGACGGAGGGTGGCGTTAAACGGCGGCGGATTGGGGgttttgctagggttttgaggTGGGCAAGGAAGGTGGGTTTGGAGAGAGCCATTGATTTGGTTCAGAGTTTCAGATGTTCTGGGATGATGGGGTTCAGGGTTTAGAAATTCTGAAATGGAAGAAGGGATTTTGATCAACATGGGATTTCGGTAAAGTGGGCCTTCAACTAAGAGTTTAGAATAGGCCCATTGTTTCCTATGCTCACTTTTATCAAGAGGCCCATTAATTAACATTCCTTCATTTTTGCGTAAAAGCACTCAAACGCTAATCAGTTAACATGGTGTTAATATAGCGTTAATATCACTCAAGTGGTAGTCAGTGTGTTATGGCTCGTTTGAAACTTCTTTTAAATTGACTGAAAACGGTTTTgggaaaatatttttgagttccaaaagcaGTAAAAGTGCTTCCTGCAAAAAGCACAAATTAAGTGTTTTTCTAGAATTCAATTGCATTTTTACCAAGGATTGATTCCACAaacattctcaccaaaaatgaTTTCAGCCgttttaaatgcattttcaaaCGAGTCCTCAGTAACAAACTGATGAAAAAGTGAGTCCCACATTGAAATTAGTTATATCAAACCCAATTTCAACCAATTATCATTACTAAGGGCGGTTTGTTTATCTCATGCGTTTCATGTATCGTTCTATTTTCtataaatttaagtatatatgtcctaaatatgtgtctcatcaaaaccaaagagcttccccacccccccccccccccccccaccaggAAGTGTTGATGACCACTATCTTGGAGGAGAATAGAGAAGACAATCGTCCTCACTCTGTCACTTCCACCCCTCCCCTCTCAAGGAGTTGCTTGTGTTTGTTTCTTGCCTCTGAGCAGTGACGGTTTTGGACATGTGCAATAAGTGCTATTGCAAAGGGCCGTTAATCTTAAAGGGTTCGTAAAAGATGAAATCGTTTTTGCAGAATTTTTTAGGTTATGCGTGTAACTAAGAGAAATATGGCTCTATATGCGTAAGAGGAACGACTTTTATGGTTTTAGTTTTGTTCAACCGGTTTTGCTTTAAAttgtgttttattattttttccatGATTTTTGTTATCTTCAACTATAATACACAAGTAATAGTACTCCATTTAGATCCCTTATCAATATAACTATAGACCTATAAATTAACTTTGTAGCGATAATTTTTTTACACGATCTTATTTACTATCTTCCACACAAAACCTCTAAAACCTTAGAGCCAACCCTGCCTCGGGGCATTATCAATTTTCCCTTTCgaaccaaaaaataataatatttataagtTGTAAATTGTAATATACTCCAAAGTTCAAAGAATGCTGCAACACGTCAAGGAAAAAGTTGGCCTGTaaacaaaattataaattaaccAACTTCTATGGTTAGCTGCACTGAATCGTTTGTCATTGATCACATTCTTCACCAAAGATAGATTTTGTCGGCACTGCAATTTTTTAAGGGGGGGTGTTATTCacgtacctttttttttttgtacaccCTTCGCagttgaagaagattaaaagaCGAAAATTCACGAGATACGTGGGAGGTAAAATGGGTGtgcaaatagcaccacccatcTTTTAGTATACGTGAATTTTACTAGTGTATGTGAGTTttacttgtattaaaaaatgCATCAAGAAGTACGTTACTTTTGACAACACACATCAACAGTAACTTAAGACAATTGCCACTAGTAAGGTCTTCCTGAGTAAGCCGGATAAAATGAGTATGATACCAATATATTAAACCTATATAGGAATCACACTTTTATGTTGGACCCAAAAATTTaagtgtgatacaaaaataagtGTCTTTATTATACTGTACTCATGTTAGACTCGTGAGTTCATATATCAAACTCATGAGTGTAGTACCAATATATTGAAATTACACTAGTGTAGCAAAGTGTtagagaaatcaaactcaaaatgTCTGATTGCTATATATCCATCTATCAAACTCATTTAAATCGTTGTAGAAGACCTAGATAACTGAAAGACACTTTGTTTTTATAAAGTGGAAATACGATATTCCTAATATAGACACAAAGGTTTAActactgttctaaaaattctcgCCTAGGCGTTAGGCAACTGGCCACTATCCCGATTAATCTTTAGgtgtttaaaaattttaaaaggcACCTAGACCTGCTTAGGCACCCGGACCTGCTTAGGCACCCGCTTAACTTGCTCAGTCTCATCTAGGCATTCGCCTAGGTCGCGaatctcacttagacagaaaataaataactttcattttacattttatttttttaataaattgtaagagacttgttgaatacttctttttttttgggtgaacaAGATAATGTATTATCCGGGCAAAGATGCCAAAGGTTACAAAGAAGCCTACCCCGAGGCAAACAAGCCAACTACAACAACTACAAAGAAGTAGTGCAAGGAGGTACATTCGACACCTCATCTAATGCTAAAAGTTTCACTCCTCGCACTACCACCTAAAACTTAAGGGGGACATGGAAGACCATCATTACACAAAACATGCACAAGGGAAGATGGGGGTTTGTTGAACCAGATATAATCACATACTTCCCTACTTTGCCTCGACACCATAAGGTTCGTTGCCTTATTGGCCGATCTTAGAACCCAAGACCAGCGGCAGTCATGAAAAGCCTCCCCCTAATCCTTTGCTCTTTGCTAAAATTGGGAATGCTTCTCAACTGCCCATCGTTGCCAAATCCTGAAGACAATAGACTGATTCCGAAGAGTCATACTCAACGATGATATGATTCCAGCCCATATACCTCTCCAACTTGCATTCTTGCAATATAGCCATTGCTTCCGCCATTGCCACACTAGAAGCAATCACCTTATATCTGCACGCAGCCATAAACCTTCCCTCTTCATCTCGAGCCACCACACACATTATGTACTTGttcctcatgttttcattatattcTAATACTTAATAATCTATATATCATTCCAGTTTATAGTTTTTGTATCCCTaggaaattatgtattttttaagtataaacatacacttatttatacaaatatataataaatttacttaaatccattTAATCCGCCTAAATCCTTTTCAACCACCAAGACACTAGACTCTAGCTCGCGGACTGAGTGGCGCCTTAGAGCCTTGTATTTAACACATACTTCAAGAGCCGCATCATAAAAAACACATACTTCATGAGGGGGATTCATCAATGaataaggggtgtgatatccacacatcccattttacttctcacacacccttctaattttcgaccgtcggatcggatgaattgaagaagatcaacgaacagaaattaacaaggggtgtatgagaagtaatttggggtgtgtggatatcacaccccatgaATAAATGGTTGACGAGTATGTGGCGTACAGGTATCCTAATAGACCGGGGATTAATTAGCTTAATTATTTGTTAATCCCGCTGGTGTTGGGCCAAGGATGTCATGAGGGGTGCGTGTGAAACAGGAACCGTTCATTAGGCATTTTTTATTCACGCTTCTCCGGGCCGTCGACaatcttaatttttgtttttttttttttgttgcgaAGTTATCATATTAACAGACATGCATGATAAAAAGCGGTGCTATCCATGTATCTATTTTTACTTgtcacttattttttttaatttttcgcAATCAGATCgtatgaattgaagaagattaatgaaaaaaataaataaaaatacgtGGAACATAAAAAGCAGTTCGAAAGACCCCAACGATATCATCCAGAGTATCCAATTTAAGTGAGAGGCTTATCAAAATATGAACTCAAGTTTGCCAACTAATCCACCAGATGACTATGGTTTTCGATACCTGTAATTTCCATTACTTTTAACTAAgtgttttttaatatttaattagaagGGGCAATACAATATTACACCATTTTGTACGTAGAAGACAAATGCTCTGAAATAGgagtatatatataaatttctgACTGTATATGAGAATTGCTAAGAAATTTCTGGAAAATGTTCATAGCTAAATGAATGCGACCCATACCCTGCAACTGCAACACCAATGTTTATTGCTTTTTCTTAATTGGATTTTGGGGAGAgataatacatatatatattaggaGGCTAGGAGCTCTTATACATgcacatatgtatatatgttgACTGTCGCATATTGACTACTAAAATATTACTCTTattacattttttattatatgcGTACCACATCTCTTACTCTCTAATAGAGTTCTCGAATGAAAATGCGATTTACATGTGTTTGTGATGATTGCAGATCACCTAAGTGGTCCAAGGACCACATGGAGTCTGAGAAATATACAAGTGAAGGTCCTTTGAGGACCATTTGAATGTTTGTTACCGGTCTTTTTTGTGTCCACCAAGTATTTCAAGAAATGCCTCTCGCATGTTGCGTCAACAACACTCTTCAAATTCTATCAATATCACTCATCATATTGTGTCGTCATATGTCAATATTTATTGACAATGAAATGTTAGCAACTTGGTTTGGTTGACAATAACAAGTTCATCAATAAGCCATTACAATTGCCACTGAAAAACTAAGCCCATTGAAGGCAAAAAAATGAATGAGAAGTGTTCAACGAAATGTCTCAGTGAATAAACAAAATTTCTTTTATGCGCTAAATTTTATCTAAAAAACTTGAACCTTTAACATTGGACTCTTCTAAGATTCAATTCCTGAATCTACCATTGGTTGATAGGCAGTACAAATATGATAATGTACGTTAATATATTGACTAAAGTTTGATATCAAATATTCTCAATATCATGCATGTTGTATTTTTAATATTACACCCATCAACTtcgattaatttttttaataccaTTAACACCTTActctcttcttcatttttttttaaaataattaattgataaGGATGtctcaaaaaataagaaaattatttacactttaaaatttcattttgtactcttAAAAAGATTTCTAATAATTCAGCTGTCCAAggaaatatatttaaatttcttttcttttgaaagattgtcaaaaaataataattgtgcGACAAGCTTTTCTGTTTCCAATCGAATTGTGACCATTTCTTTTGGTCGACACATTGTGATCATGAAAgccaattatatatatgcatggtGCTCTTTCACGTGTACTGACGCCATTGCCGAGCCAAGAAGTTTTGTCTAATGAAAACATTGTTACGGGAATCTGGTAATAAAAATTTTACGTGTTATTACACGAGTAGATATTGGATGACATGACAAATATATCAGTGTACGTCGATCTTAAATAGATGTGTTGTAATTTGAACAAAATAGTAACGTCATAAGATATTAACAAAAAGAGCCAATAAAACAATGTATGTTGGTGTTTTTATTAGTCGAGCGTGTATATACATGATTATTT
Proteins encoded in this region:
- the LOC126628637 gene encoding pentatricopeptide repeat-containing protein At3g49240, mitochondrial-like codes for the protein MALSKPTFLAHLKTLAKPPIRRRLTPPSVISLRFLSFATPEEAAAERRQRKRRLRLEPPLSSLHRNQQQQQQQSPKPQINPNAPKLPEPVSALSGNRLNLHNRILTLIRQNDLEEAALYTRHSIYSNCRPTIFTVNAVLTAQLRQSKYSDLLTLHRFITQAGVAPNIITHNLIFQTYLDCRKPDTAMEHYKQLINDAPFNPSPTTYRILIKGLVDNNKLDRAMELKEEIDVKGFAPDPVVYHYLMQGCVKNSDSDGVFKLFEELKEKLGGVVEDGVVYGNLMKGYFMREMEKEAMECYEEAVGESSKVKMSAVAYNSVLDALSKNGKFDEALRLFDRMIQEHNPPRRLAVNLGSFNVMVDGYCAQGRFKDAIEVFRKMGDYRCSPDTLSFNNLIDQLCKNGMLSEAEELYGEMPEKGVNPDEFTYVLLMDTCFEENRPDDAAEYFRKMVDAKLRPNLAVYNKLADGLVKVGKIDEAKLFFDLMVKKLKMDIPSYQFIMKMLSDAGKLDEVLNVVDTMLDDDGVEFDEEVHEFVKGLLRKEGREDEVGKLMEEKERQKAEAKAKELEAAEAAKRSARAAVASLLPSKLFGNKEPETESAEATENASEAASSEAAQTGQEEHSGEGENSAETESKSDGATEQVSA